The Aeromicrobium yanjiei genome includes a region encoding these proteins:
- the araA gene encoding L-arabinose isomerase has product MTTADHEIWFLTGSQGLYGEETLRHVADQSAQVVRELCASPELSVPVLWQPVLTSSDAIRRTILAANADDRCIGLIGWMHTFSPAKMWIQGLDALQKPFLHLHTQAQRDIPWSTIDMDFMNLNQAAHGDREFGFIQTRLGVARKTVAGHVSNPDVGRRVGAWARAAAGAAELRTLRVARFGDNMRDVAVTEGDKVEAERKLGVSVNTYGVNDLVAVVDAVTDERIAPLVAEYDELYDVAPQLRAGGDRHESLRYAARLEAGLRDFLEHGGFGAFTTNFEDLGGLRQLPGLAVQRLMADGYGFGGEGDWKTAVLVRATKAMAQGRPGGTSFMEDYTYHLEPGNEKSLGAHMLEVCPTITSARPTVEVHPLSMGNREEPVRLRFVADPGEGIVVGLSDLGDRFRLTANDVTLVEPDEPLPRLPVACAMWQAHPSLATAAEAWIMAGGPHHTVLTTAVGIEEFEDLAEIVRTELVHIDASTTPRSFLRELRWNQAYYRLAAGF; this is encoded by the coding sequence ATGACCACAGCCGACCATGAGATCTGGTTCCTGACCGGCAGCCAAGGGCTGTACGGCGAGGAGACCCTGCGTCACGTCGCCGACCAGTCGGCGCAGGTCGTCCGGGAGCTCTGTGCCTCGCCGGAGCTGTCGGTCCCGGTGCTCTGGCAACCGGTCCTGACCTCGTCCGACGCGATCCGCAGGACGATCCTCGCCGCGAACGCCGACGACCGGTGCATCGGGCTGATCGGGTGGATGCACACGTTCTCGCCGGCCAAGATGTGGATCCAGGGGCTCGACGCGCTGCAGAAGCCGTTCCTGCACCTGCACACCCAGGCGCAGCGCGACATCCCGTGGTCCACGATCGACATGGACTTCATGAACCTCAACCAGGCCGCGCACGGCGACCGGGAGTTCGGCTTCATCCAGACCCGGCTGGGCGTGGCGCGCAAGACGGTCGCGGGACACGTCAGCAATCCCGATGTCGGCCGGCGGGTGGGCGCGTGGGCGAGGGCCGCGGCCGGCGCTGCCGAGCTCCGCACGCTGCGGGTGGCTCGCTTCGGCGACAACATGCGCGACGTGGCCGTCACCGAGGGCGACAAGGTCGAGGCGGAGCGCAAGCTCGGGGTCTCGGTCAACACGTACGGCGTCAACGACCTCGTGGCGGTCGTCGACGCGGTCACGGACGAGCGGATCGCGCCGCTCGTTGCCGAGTACGACGAGCTCTACGACGTCGCGCCGCAGCTGCGGGCCGGCGGCGACCGTCACGAGAGCCTGCGGTACGCCGCGCGGCTCGAGGCCGGGCTGCGGGACTTCCTCGAGCACGGCGGCTTCGGCGCTTTCACCACGAACTTCGAAGATCTCGGCGGACTCCGTCAGCTGCCTGGTCTCGCGGTGCAGAGGCTCATGGCCGACGGCTACGGCTTCGGCGGCGAGGGCGACTGGAAGACCGCGGTGCTGGTCCGCGCGACCAAGGCGATGGCGCAGGGGCGGCCGGGAGGCACCTCGTTCATGGAGGACTACACGTACCACCTCGAGCCCGGCAACGAGAAGTCGCTCGGCGCCCACATGCTCGAGGTGTGCCCGACCATCACGTCAGCGCGGCCGACCGTCGAGGTGCACCCGCTCAGCATGGGCAACCGCGAGGAACCGGTCCGCCTGCGGTTCGTCGCCGACCCGGGTGAGGGCATCGTCGTCGGCCTGTCGGACCTGGGCGACCGGTTCAGGCTCACGGCCAATGACGTGACCCTGGTCGAGCCGGACGAGCCGCTGCCCCGGCTGCCGGTGGCCTGCGCGATGTGGCAGGCGCACCCCTCGCTGGCGACGGCCGCGGAGGCCTGGATCATGGCCGGCGGCCCGCACCACACGGTGCTGACCACCGCCGTGGGCATCGAGGAGTTCGAGGACCTCGCCGAGATCGTCCGCACCGAGCTCGTGCACATCGACGCAAGCACGACTCCGCGCTCGTTCCTGCGCGAGCTGCGCTGGAACCAGGCCTACTACCGCCTGGCCGCCGGCTTCTGA
- a CDS encoding L-ribulose-5-phosphate 4-epimerase — MTVTNQVTQTIRHLREEVCRLHGELTRYQLVVWTAGNVSARVPGVDAMVIKPSGVAYEDLTPDNMVVTDLDGRVLEGDLAPSSDTAAQAYVYRHLPHVGGVVHTHSTYATAWAARAEPIPCALTMMADEFGGEIPVGPFALIGDDSIGRGIVETLRGSLSPAVLMRNHGVFAIGADARSAVKAAVMCEDVARTTHIARQLGTPSALTPEQVARLHDRYQNAYGQ, encoded by the coding sequence ATGACCGTCACGAACCAGGTCACCCAGACGATCCGGCACCTGCGCGAGGAGGTGTGCCGCCTGCACGGGGAGCTGACCCGCTACCAGCTCGTGGTGTGGACCGCGGGGAACGTCTCGGCCCGGGTCCCGGGCGTCGATGCGATGGTGATCAAGCCGAGCGGGGTCGCGTACGAGGACCTGACCCCCGACAACATGGTCGTCACCGATCTCGACGGACGGGTGCTCGAGGGTGATCTCGCCCCGTCGTCCGACACGGCCGCCCAGGCGTACGTCTACCGGCACCTGCCGCACGTCGGCGGCGTCGTGCACACCCACTCGACGTACGCGACGGCCTGGGCCGCGCGGGCCGAGCCCATCCCGTGCGCCCTGACGATGATGGCCGACGAGTTCGGCGGCGAGATCCCCGTGGGACCGTTCGCCCTGATCGGAGACGACTCGATCGGCCGCGGCATCGTCGAGACCCTGCGAGGAAGCCTCTCGCCCGCGGTGCTGATGCGAAACCACGGCGTCTTCGCGATCGGTGCCGACGCGCGCTCGGCCGTCAAGGCCGCCGTGATGTGCGAGGACGTCGCCCGCACCACCCACATCGCCCGGCAGCTCGGCACCCCGAGCGCGCTCACGCCCGAGCAGGTCGCCCGTCTGCACGACCGCTACCAGAACGCGTACGGCCAGTGA
- the araB gene encoding ribulokinase: MSDQYVIGVDFGTLSGRALVVAVADGRELGSAVHPYRHGVITEALPTTPDRPLPPDWALQVPSDYLDVLRRAVPDAVRASGIDPAQVIGIATDFTACTMVPALADGTPLCDVPGLADRPHAYVKLWKHHAAQDQADRITRLARERGEAWLARYGGLISSEWEFAKGLQVLEEDPELYATMECWVEAADWIVWQLSGVHVRNACSAGYKGMLQDGAYPGEDFTAALNPAFADFVDAKLAGTIGQLGHRAGSLTPQAAEWTGLPAGIAVAVGNVDAHVTAPAAQAVDAGQMVAIMGTSTCHVMSGSVLRDVPGMCGVVDGGIVAGSWGYEAGQSGVGDIFGWFVEHGVPAGVRETARERGLGVHEHLTELAARQSVGAHGLVALDWHSGNRSVLVDHELTGLVLGQTLATRPEDVYRALIEATAFGTRTILAAFEDAGVPVAELVVAGGLSKNPLLMQIYSDVTRMPLSVIGSEQGPALGAALHAAVAAGAYADIRAAAKAMGSVRRAVVQPDERRSEVYDRLFAEYSALHDHFGRGGNDVMHRLQALRREALVEGAP, encoded by the coding sequence ATGAGCGATCAGTACGTGATCGGGGTCGACTTCGGCACGCTGTCGGGCCGCGCCCTGGTCGTCGCGGTCGCCGACGGCCGCGAGCTCGGCAGCGCGGTCCATCCCTATCGGCACGGCGTGATCACCGAGGCGCTGCCGACCACGCCCGACCGCCCCCTGCCGCCCGACTGGGCGCTGCAGGTGCCGTCGGACTACCTGGACGTCCTGCGCCGCGCGGTGCCGGACGCCGTGCGAGCGTCCGGCATCGACCCGGCGCAGGTGATCGGCATCGCGACCGACTTCACCGCCTGCACGATGGTGCCCGCGCTCGCCGACGGCACCCCGCTGTGCGACGTCCCCGGGCTGGCCGACCGGCCGCACGCGTACGTCAAGCTGTGGAAGCACCACGCGGCGCAGGACCAGGCCGACCGGATCACGAGGCTGGCGCGCGAGCGCGGTGAGGCCTGGCTCGCGCGGTACGGAGGGCTGATCTCCTCGGAGTGGGAGTTCGCCAAGGGTCTGCAGGTGCTCGAGGAGGACCCCGAGCTCTACGCGACGATGGAGTGCTGGGTCGAGGCCGCCGACTGGATCGTGTGGCAGCTGAGCGGGGTGCACGTCCGCAACGCCTGCTCCGCGGGCTACAAGGGGATGCTGCAGGACGGGGCCTACCCGGGGGAGGACTTCACCGCCGCGCTGAACCCCGCCTTCGCCGACTTCGTGGACGCCAAGCTGGCCGGGACGATCGGCCAGCTCGGGCACCGCGCGGGGTCGCTGACGCCGCAGGCGGCCGAGTGGACCGGGCTGCCGGCAGGGATCGCGGTGGCCGTCGGCAACGTCGACGCGCACGTGACCGCACCGGCCGCTCAGGCCGTCGACGCCGGTCAGATGGTCGCGATCATGGGCACCTCGACATGCCACGTCATGAGCGGGAGCGTCCTGCGCGACGTCCCGGGCATGTGCGGTGTCGTGGACGGGGGCATCGTCGCCGGCAGCTGGGGCTACGAGGCCGGGCAGAGCGGCGTGGGGGACATCTTCGGCTGGTTCGTCGAGCACGGCGTCCCGGCCGGGGTCCGTGAGACCGCCCGCGAGCGCGGCCTCGGGGTGCACGAGCACCTGACCGAGCTGGCCGCTCGCCAGAGCGTCGGCGCGCACGGCCTGGTGGCCCTCGACTGGCACAGCGGCAACCGCTCGGTGCTGGTCGACCACGAGCTCACCGGCCTGGTCCTCGGGCAGACGCTCGCGACCCGGCCCGAGGACGTCTACCGCGCGCTGATCGAGGCGACCGCCTTCGGGACGCGCACGATCCTGGCGGCGTTCGAGGACGCGGGTGTCCCGGTCGCCGAGCTGGTCGTCGCGGGTGGGCTGTCCAAGAACCCCCTGTTGATGCAGATCTACTCCGACGTGACCCGCATGCCGCTCTCGGTCATCGGGTCCGAGCAGGGCCCTGCTCTGGGTGCTGCCCTCCATGCCGCCGTCGCGGCCGGCGCGTACGCGGACATACGCGCCGCCGCGAAGGCCATGGGCTCCGTTCGTCGGGCTGTCGTCCAGCCCGACGAGCGGCGCTCGGAGGTCTACGACCGGCTGTTCGCGGAGTACTCCGCCCTGCACGACCACTTCGGTCGCGGCGGCAACGACGTCATGCACCGTCTGCAGGCGCTGCGTCGCGAGGCGCTGGTGGAGGGGGCGCCATGA
- a CDS encoding LacI family DNA-binding transcriptional regulator, with protein sequence MTTVPNQAPVMADVAKLAGVSHQTVSRVINQMPNIKESTRQRVEAAIKQLGYRPNTAARALVTRRSSTIGIISTESGLYGPSSIHRTVEDAARQAGYFAGSVSLSTVTAESLTDAIDHLMRQSVEGIVMIAAQYEALDVIRHQDPGVPLVVVEGDLTRARFAVGVDQHQGAYEATSHLLGLGHPSVVHVRGPLEWTEAEARRQGWEDAHRDAGLEPGPLHLGDWTARSGYEAGRRIVEEGAPGAIFVANDQMTIGLMRALHEGGLSVPGDVSIVGFDDSPESEFLNPPLTTVRQNFHEVGRRAIAVLHAAIAGQEDDLPRLIEPELIVRSSTAPHDAGRPT encoded by the coding sequence ATGACGACAGTCCCGAACCAGGCGCCGGTCATGGCCGACGTCGCCAAGCTCGCCGGGGTCTCGCACCAGACGGTGTCGCGGGTCATCAACCAGATGCCCAACATCAAGGAGTCGACCCGCCAGCGCGTCGAGGCCGCGATCAAGCAGCTCGGCTACCGCCCCAACACCGCCGCCCGAGCGCTGGTCACCCGGCGCTCGTCCACCATCGGCATCATCAGCACCGAGTCAGGCCTGTACGGGCCGAGCAGCATCCACCGGACCGTCGAGGACGCGGCACGCCAGGCCGGCTACTTCGCCGGGTCGGTGAGCCTGTCGACCGTGACGGCCGAGTCTCTGACCGACGCGATCGACCACCTCATGCGGCAGTCGGTCGAGGGCATCGTCATGATCGCGGCGCAGTACGAGGCGCTCGACGTGATCCGCCACCAGGACCCCGGTGTGCCGCTCGTCGTGGTCGAGGGAGACCTGACCCGGGCCCGGTTCGCGGTCGGGGTCGACCAGCACCAGGGCGCGTACGAGGCGACGTCCCACCTCCTGGGCCTCGGGCACCCGAGCGTGGTCCACGTCCGCGGTCCCCTGGAGTGGACAGAGGCCGAGGCGCGCCGGCAGGGGTGGGAGGACGCCCACCGCGATGCGGGCCTCGAGCCGGGGCCGCTCCACCTCGGCGACTGGACGGCGCGCAGCGGCTACGAGGCGGGACGCCGGATCGTCGAGGAGGGTGCGCCCGGCGCGATCTTCGTCGCGAACGACCAGATGACGATCGGCCTGATGCGGGCGCTCCACGAAGGCGGCCTGTCGGTGCCCGGTGACGTGAGCATCGTCGGTTTCGACGACTCCCCCGAGAGCGAGTTCCTCAACCCGCCGCTCACGACCGTCCGGCAGAACTTCCACGAGGTCGGCCGCCGGGCCATCGCGGTGCTCCACGCCGCGATCGCCGGACAGGAGGACGATCTGCCACGGCTCATCGAGCCCGAGCTGATCGTGCGCTCCAGCACCGCGCCCCACGACGCGGGGAGACCGACATGA
- the yjfF gene encoding galactofuranose ABC transporter, permease protein YjfF, translating to MTAHTPTAQDLRGSASDRLRQLAPPRRFYPVLATAALFVGMLGAGGIRYEGFTSPQVILNLLVDNAFLIVLAVGMTCVILTGGIDLSVGSVVALSTMLAASTLRAGWPAALVVVAVLLTGSVLGLLMGLVIHYFEIQPFIVTLAGMFLARGLCYLISIESIPIKDPTFTSFAMGTIELPGGYFITPAVVVALVVLAIAAWGLHMTRFGRTIYAVGGSEQSALLMGLAVARTKVGVYVISGFCSSLAGLLFSVYMLSGYSLHAVGMELDAIAAVVIGGTLLAGGSGLVLGSALGVLVLGTIQTFISFDGNLSSWWTKITIGVLLLVFVVIQRLFTRRQA from the coding sequence ATGACCGCGCACACCCCCACCGCGCAGGACCTGCGCGGGTCCGCGAGCGACCGGCTGCGGCAGCTCGCGCCACCGCGGCGCTTCTATCCCGTGCTGGCGACCGCGGCGCTCTTCGTGGGCATGCTCGGAGCCGGGGGCATCCGCTACGAGGGCTTCACCTCGCCGCAGGTGATCCTCAACCTGCTCGTCGACAACGCCTTCCTGATCGTCCTGGCCGTCGGGATGACCTGTGTGATCCTGACCGGCGGGATCGACCTGTCGGTGGGGTCTGTGGTGGCGCTCTCGACGATGCTGGCCGCCTCGACCCTGCGCGCCGGCTGGCCCGCGGCCCTGGTGGTCGTCGCGGTGCTGCTGACCGGCTCGGTCCTCGGCCTCCTCATGGGGCTGGTGATCCACTACTTCGAGATCCAGCCGTTCATCGTGACGCTCGCGGGCATGTTCCTGGCCCGCGGCCTCTGCTACCTGATCAGCATCGAGTCGATCCCGATCAAGGACCCGACCTTCACGTCGTTCGCGATGGGCACGATCGAGCTGCCGGGCGGCTACTTCATCACCCCTGCCGTGGTGGTCGCCCTGGTCGTCCTCGCGATCGCGGCGTGGGGCCTGCACATGACGCGCTTCGGTCGCACGATCTACGCGGTCGGCGGCAGCGAGCAGTCGGCGCTGCTGATGGGGCTCGCGGTCGCCCGGACCAAGGTGGGTGTGTACGTGATCAGCGGCTTCTGCTCCTCTCTCGCGGGCCTGCTCTTCTCGGTCTACATGCTGTCCGGCTACAGCCTCCACGCGGTCGGGATGGAGCTCGACGCCATCGCTGCCGTCGTGATCGGCGGTACGCTGCTGGCCGGCGGGTCCGGGCTGGTCCTGGGATCGGCCCTCGGTGTCCTGGTCCTCGGGACGATCCAGACCTTCATCTCGTTCGACGGCAACCTCAGCTCCTGGTGGACCAAGATCACGATCGGCGTGCTCCTGCTGGTCTTCGTCGTCATCCAGCGGCTGTTCACCCGGAGGCAGGCATGA
- a CDS encoding ABC transporter permease gives MRSAIRHPLFWPVLALGVLLLVNLVATPSFFSIRVQDGHLYGSLIDILRNGAPTLLIALGMTLVIATRGIDLSVGAIVAISGAVSCTYLAGAPDESSAGRAITAMSLAVGVCLLLGLWNGFLVAVLGIQPIIATLVLMTAGRGLAMLITDGQIITVNNSLFERVGAGFFLGLPVAILIALAIVLVTAVLTRRTALGMLIEAVGVNPEASRLAGVRSRTITWTVYVFIAFCSAVAGLMIASNTSAADANNAGLFIELDAILAVVIGGTSLAGGRFSLTGTFIGAMFIQTLATTIPTIGIPSETNYLFKAVVVILVCLLQSPKARAVLRVRRPAPLLTRGSQA, from the coding sequence ATGCGTAGCGCGATCCGCCACCCGCTGTTCTGGCCGGTGCTCGCCCTCGGCGTGCTGCTGCTGGTCAACCTCGTGGCGACCCCGTCGTTCTTCTCGATCCGCGTGCAGGACGGACACCTCTACGGGAGCCTCATCGACATCCTGCGCAACGGTGCCCCGACGCTGCTGATCGCGCTCGGCATGACGCTGGTCATCGCGACCCGCGGCATCGACCTGTCGGTGGGTGCGATCGTCGCGATCTCGGGAGCCGTGTCGTGCACGTACCTCGCCGGCGCGCCGGACGAGTCCTCGGCGGGCCGCGCGATCACGGCGATGAGCCTGGCCGTCGGGGTCTGCCTCCTGCTCGGCCTCTGGAACGGCTTCCTCGTGGCGGTGCTCGGGATCCAGCCGATCATCGCGACGCTGGTCCTGATGACGGCGGGCCGGGGTCTCGCGATGCTGATCACGGACGGGCAGATCATCACGGTCAACAACAGCCTGTTCGAGCGGGTCGGCGCGGGCTTCTTCCTGGGGCTGCCGGTCGCGATCCTCATCGCGCTCGCCATCGTGCTGGTCACCGCGGTGCTGACCCGTCGCACGGCGCTGGGGATGCTGATCGAGGCGGTCGGGGTCAATCCCGAGGCGAGCCGCCTGGCCGGCGTCCGCTCGCGGACCATCACCTGGACCGTCTACGTCTTCATCGCGTTCTGCTCGGCCGTGGCCGGGCTGATGATCGCCTCCAACACGAGTGCGGCCGACGCCAACAACGCGGGCCTGTTCATCGAGCTCGACGCGATCCTCGCGGTGGTGATCGGGGGCACCTCGCTGGCCGGCGGCCGGTTCTCGCTGACCGGGACGTTCATCGGCGCGATGTTCATCCAGACCCTCGCCACGACGATCCCGACGATCGGGATCCCGTCCGAGACCAACTACCTGTTCAAGGCGGTCGTGGTCATCCTCGTCTGCCTGCTGCAGTCGCCCAAGGCCCGGGCGGTGCTCCGGGTGCGACGTCCCGCCCCGCTGCTGACGAGAGGGAGCCAGGCATGA